A stretch of the bacterium genome encodes the following:
- a CDS encoding cytochrome C has translation METFLLKFRSFLQWLSINLLAGLLIAALAFPPHIEAQVKRGSRFSKQQNCLECHDAKEYRGKFAHEPAEKGDCAACHLPHGKVGALRLKDTGADLCLSCHAADSLRLSAKFVHEPSRAGHCTECHDPHRGTEKNLLKASLPSLCYQCHDAAQFEAKHKHKPLQQGCGACHDMHGSDHAALLNQEQTQLCASCHGGQDATFAKQHAGYPVAGKDCSACHLPHSSETKALLPKTVHAVMEGPSCSDCHVAPTESKPFALNEDERAICATCHDPLEKHGANTHAPVQDGNCTECHNPHVTTQPALLKANDLQVCGECHSTELEKTRLAHAHSAAKDACTNCHEGHGNSEQKLLKDKSNGQCLSCHDNISVELSQPFTHSATKLGKCWSCHEPHGTNRAGLLKESEDKLCLNCHDELRKSFAQVDVHDPFRKGDCASCHTVHGGTNSKLLKATDNSLCATCHATEMKIEETSVAHSPFVDGACLDCHQPHASNHDGLLNMSVTTTCGECHSDITDKIKTAKSVHQPVADGQCTACHNPHQSSNKHLLLARAADLCITCHADIEGARTAKFSHPPAASGECLNCHSAHTSSHKSLLTSAMPGLCLDCHDVTTADFRTAHLGQTGEKMNCALCHDSHGSDRERMLMRNQHAPFESGDCATCHVAEGDKR, from the coding sequence ATGGAGACTTTTCTCCTGAAATTTCGATCCTTTTTGCAGTGGCTGTCAATCAATCTGCTTGCCGGACTGCTCATTGCAGCTTTGGCATTTCCGCCGCACATCGAGGCTCAGGTCAAGCGCGGATCACGCTTTAGCAAGCAGCAGAATTGTCTGGAGTGCCATGACGCGAAGGAGTATCGGGGCAAGTTTGCGCACGAGCCGGCTGAAAAAGGTGACTGTGCCGCTTGTCATTTACCGCACGGAAAAGTCGGCGCGTTGCGCTTGAAGGATACCGGCGCGGATCTCTGCCTGAGCTGTCATGCCGCGGACTCGTTACGATTGTCGGCGAAGTTTGTGCACGAGCCATCGCGCGCGGGGCATTGCACCGAGTGTCACGATCCGCATCGCGGCACGGAAAAGAATCTGCTGAAGGCGTCATTGCCTTCCCTGTGTTATCAATGTCATGATGCGGCACAGTTTGAAGCAAAGCACAAACACAAGCCCCTCCAGCAAGGCTGCGGCGCCTGCCATGATATGCACGGCAGCGATCACGCAGCACTGCTGAATCAGGAGCAAACCCAGCTTTGCGCGAGCTGTCACGGTGGGCAGGACGCCACGTTTGCGAAGCAGCATGCGGGCTATCCCGTCGCGGGCAAGGACTGCTCAGCGTGTCACCTTCCGCACTCCTCGGAGACCAAAGCGCTGCTGCCCAAGACGGTACACGCGGTCATGGAGGGGCCGTCGTGCTCGGATTGTCACGTCGCGCCGACAGAGTCAAAGCCATTTGCGCTGAATGAGGACGAGCGAGCGATCTGCGCGACCTGCCACGATCCGCTTGAGAAACACGGTGCGAACACGCATGCGCCCGTGCAGGACGGAAATTGCACGGAGTGCCACAATCCGCACGTCACGACACAACCCGCACTGTTGAAAGCGAACGACTTGCAGGTGTGCGGCGAGTGCCACTCAACCGAGCTTGAGAAGACCAGACTTGCGCACGCGCACTCCGCCGCCAAAGACGCCTGTACGAACTGCCACGAAGGACACGGAAACTCCGAACAGAAACTCTTGAAGGACAAGAGTAACGGACAGTGCTTAAGTTGTCACGACAATATCTCGGTTGAGTTGAGCCAGCCGTTCACACATTCAGCAACAAAGCTTGGTAAGTGCTGGAGCTGTCACGAACCTCACGGCACAAACCGCGCGGGGCTGCTGAAGGAGTCGGAGGACAAACTGTGCCTGAATTGTCATGACGAATTGCGCAAGTCTTTTGCGCAGGTGGATGTTCACGATCCGTTCCGCAAGGGCGATTGCGCATCCTGTCACACCGTGCACGGCGGCACAAACAGCAAGCTGCTGAAAGCCACCGACAATTCGCTGTGCGCGACGTGTCATGCCACGGAAATGAAGATTGAGGAGACTTCGGTCGCTCATTCGCCGTTCGTGGACGGCGCGTGTCTCGATTGCCACCAACCGCATGCGTCCAATCACGACGGCCTGTTGAACATGTCGGTGACGACGACGTGCGGCGAGTGCCATTCGGACATCACGGATAAGATCAAAACGGCCAAGTCGGTGCATCAGCCGGTGGCGGACGGACAGTGCACAGCCTGCCACAATCCGCATCAAAGCTCGAACAAGCATTTGCTGCTTGCGCGAGCGGCTGACTTGTGCATCACATGCCATGCGGACATCGAGGGTGCGCGCACGGCGAAGTTCTCACACCCGCCCGCGGCATCCGGCGAATGCTTAAACTGCCATAGTGCTCACACCAGTTCGCACAAATCGCTGCTGACCTCCGCAATGCCGGGATTGTGTTTGGATTGTCACGACGTGACGACCGCTGATTTTCGCACAGCCCATTTAGGGCAGACCGGCGAAAAGATGAATTGTGCACTCTGTCACGATTCACACGGTTCCGACCGGGAACGGATGCTGATGCGCAACCAGCACGCGCCTTTCGAGTCCGGTGACTGCGCAACGTGCCATGTTGCGGAAGGAGACAAACGATGA
- a CDS encoding S8 family serine peptidase, whose amino-acid sequence MKLRTLLIMLASVLTASALYASDTMIERDLGEMLPNEEPTRDFSKRIVFEKYIWAEGVDPTARNLTRLFVKFFDEDTVRIRNNELVSLTGRDINGTKAFLARHPEIKPRVIITNRSEEAYMADLARIEKKSGWDLVDLFSFYCFDLPEVAADPKGLIYEILENPEIETAYYEPIPVDLLCQDLGNPTPNFIPNQTYHDPAPLGVDLDWVLANHDPDVVDGPGTGRWTGIFERGMQTTHEDVTLANVATAGTPDSDNDHGTAVMGVLGACDDNNVGCLGFVADQQMRLYQRNSGSYGSVADIYDFANGQLLAGEMTNSSWGYFASPLPPGQSCPCNPSQNGVVAAEYDAAVKSSIQAGVADGIHYFLASGNGCVNLDHATFGTTFRNSTDTGSNYVSAVQSTVAHDASCFTNWGERCDLNAWGDGSFTLGYSDDGTPFNPTSRDEWYTNSFGGTSNASPTVAGCAGVIHNIVHNYNGTTISTALMRDYLNDFGTLPGTTPGNIGRMPNLFGILAPELLPQLRAGWTWYMVPRNTTGATGSSCVITSDLDPAPATTYWNGAIRNSARIGWAAPARYRIFVDDAFEIGWIQDTLHAAGEAFGINAGTSVRGGRHFVRLTADPLEQVNERIETNNHAYNQWAWDPRQMNDGEILTQSSPPIKYATDQLAQGYTYENVDGYGGENFYNTGWWDIMAVMAQTSTADYDARIYSEAVSSTNGFDDSEASSSYGSFMDFVGVNNNNVGQAQRLIASVLNFDGESSQHRVECGTSTILSPSQPGIGRNDYGSHSLSSTELFDVWEFYVNELVPYSIEAEVTSGTANIVVSVYGPDDTFFGRSAFNVQSNSGGAGASELISCWTPAAIGWHAIVVHKHNYLDWDQSANFNLFVGKSGFDFTHALGVGWSHQLVVRQAVGGQPAILPATLTGNAPNNYVNISALNQGCGAAVASLDDRVYRDGPAVGTFANWNGPIVPGGSAFGSNRNIGTVPGGRHQIGNVIDILNEGAEWNETNNRRDEQFVWTPAVLANNVMFTSPNVAPNWRDFQADYFFPDYNVDGFRFTGSSFWSGVGMMPNNNVDDVYNCLLYQPATSSTIGFSSPLVPSWSGGANTEWVLENGNINGISTFDVGVHNNTGWPMDVSVGAYRLHQSNRIHDVFAGEHYGPYPFPDTELINVFDAFFVAGQATRIILDNLGAGDLGFALYNPSMTYGSRSSYTQLINMSGDGADEVLVFTPTETGWHGLVVFKEDITDLPNNPYNLIIGDRTPRKPERLVIKWVQSTPSLILELSWDPVVADMNGDPITVERYDLYYSYDLNAVYPTGWGYGGFVPGASPTVQVPIYPDPSQFGFQCLFLAVDTDGYVVASSPLPPDMPSVIGRSADEVRATAAFEANLFRTKEAQDASK is encoded by the coding sequence GTGAAACTCCGCACACTTCTAATCATGCTGGCTTCCGTGCTGACGGCTTCGGCACTCTATGCCAGTGACACGATGATTGAACGCGACTTGGGAGAGATGCTTCCAAACGAGGAGCCGACCCGCGACTTTTCCAAGCGAATCGTTTTTGAGAAATATATTTGGGCCGAGGGTGTTGATCCTACGGCACGCAATCTGACTCGCCTGTTTGTGAAGTTCTTTGATGAAGACACAGTTCGTATCCGTAACAACGAGTTGGTGTCTTTGACGGGCCGCGACATTAACGGCACGAAGGCTTTCTTAGCCCGTCATCCGGAGATCAAGCCGCGCGTCATCATCACAAACCGCAGCGAGGAAGCCTACATGGCAGATCTCGCGCGCATCGAGAAGAAGTCCGGATGGGACTTGGTGGATCTATTCAGTTTCTACTGTTTCGATCTTCCGGAAGTGGCGGCTGATCCCAAGGGGCTGATCTATGAGATTCTCGAGAATCCGGAAATCGAAACGGCATATTATGAGCCGATTCCCGTGGATTTGCTGTGTCAGGACCTCGGCAATCCGACGCCCAATTTCATACCTAACCAGACGTATCATGATCCTGCCCCACTGGGCGTAGACCTTGATTGGGTTTTGGCGAATCATGACCCGGATGTCGTGGATGGGCCGGGAACGGGCAGGTGGACGGGAATTTTCGAGCGCGGTATGCAGACCACTCACGAAGATGTGACATTGGCCAATGTCGCCACGGCAGGAACGCCGGACAGCGATAACGATCATGGCACAGCGGTGATGGGCGTGCTCGGCGCGTGCGATGACAACAACGTCGGCTGTCTGGGCTTTGTCGCAGATCAGCAGATGCGATTGTACCAGCGCAATTCAGGGAGCTACGGATCTGTGGCGGACATTTATGATTTTGCCAATGGTCAGTTGCTTGCCGGTGAAATGACGAATTCATCCTGGGGATATTTTGCCAGCCCGCTGCCTCCGGGTCAGAGCTGTCCGTGCAACCCTTCGCAGAATGGTGTGGTGGCAGCCGAGTATGATGCGGCAGTGAAGTCTTCGATTCAGGCTGGCGTTGCCGACGGCATTCATTACTTTCTTGCATCGGGCAACGGCTGTGTCAATCTGGATCACGCGACATTCGGGACCACTTTCCGGAACTCGACAGATACGGGGTCTAATTACGTTTCCGCTGTTCAGTCTACGGTCGCCCACGATGCGTCATGCTTCACGAACTGGGGCGAGCGCTGCGACTTGAATGCGTGGGGTGATGGCAGCTTCACGTTGGGTTATTCAGATGATGGTACTCCGTTTAACCCGACATCGCGTGACGAATGGTATACGAACAGCTTTGGCGGAACATCGAACGCATCGCCCACAGTGGCGGGCTGCGCCGGAGTGATTCACAACATCGTTCACAATTACAACGGCACGACCATTTCGACGGCGTTGATGCGCGACTACCTGAACGACTTCGGCACGCTTCCGGGCACAACTCCGGGCAACATTGGCAGAATGCCGAATTTGTTCGGGATTCTTGCACCGGAATTGCTTCCGCAGTTGCGTGCGGGCTGGACGTGGTATATGGTGCCGCGCAACACGACCGGTGCGACCGGCTCGAGTTGCGTAATAACCTCCGATTTGGATCCTGCGCCGGCGACGACCTATTGGAACGGGGCAATCAGAAACTCGGCCCGCATCGGCTGGGCTGCGCCGGCACGCTATCGCATTTTTGTGGACGATGCGTTTGAGATTGGCTGGATTCAAGACACACTCCACGCTGCAGGCGAAGCCTTTGGTATAAATGCAGGAACGTCTGTCCGCGGCGGTCGTCATTTTGTGCGTTTGACCGCAGACCCGCTGGAGCAGGTCAACGAGCGGATCGAAACCAACAACCACGCTTACAATCAGTGGGCATGGGATCCGCGACAGATGAACGACGGCGAGATTCTGACGCAGTCCTCTCCTCCGATCAAGTATGCCACAGACCAGCTCGCGCAAGGCTACACCTACGAAAACGTGGATGGCTACGGCGGCGAGAATTTCTACAATACCGGTTGGTGGGACATCATGGCCGTCATGGCACAGACCTCGACCGCGGACTATGACGCCCGCATTTACAGCGAAGCGGTTAGCTCCACCAACGGTTTCGACGACTCGGAAGCGTCCTCTTCCTACGGCTCTTTTATGGACTTCGTCGGAGTCAATAACAACAACGTGGGACAGGCGCAGAGACTGATTGCTTCCGTACTGAACTTCGACGGCGAGTCCTCGCAGCATCGAGTGGAGTGCGGAACATCCACGATTCTTTCACCGAGTCAGCCGGGAATTGGCCGCAACGACTATGGTTCGCATTCGCTGAGTTCGACAGAGCTGTTTGACGTTTGGGAATTCTATGTAAACGAACTTGTACCGTACAGCATTGAAGCGGAAGTCACATCCGGCACGGCGAACATCGTCGTCTCGGTGTATGGTCCTGACGACACCTTCTTTGGACGCTCTGCATTCAATGTGCAGTCGAATTCAGGCGGCGCGGGCGCGAGCGAGCTGATTTCCTGCTGGACTCCGGCAGCAATCGGCTGGCATGCCATTGTGGTTCACAAGCACAACTATTTGGATTGGGACCAGAGTGCCAATTTCAATTTGTTTGTGGGCAAGTCCGGCTTTGATTTCACGCACGCGTTGGGTGTTGGCTGGTCGCATCAGTTGGTAGTTCGTCAGGCCGTAGGTGGTCAGCCGGCAATTCTTCCCGCGACGCTCACGGGCAATGCGCCAAACAACTACGTGAACATCTCGGCTCTCAATCAGGGCTGTGGTGCGGCGGTGGCGTCACTGGATGACCGCGTCTACCGCGATGGTCCGGCGGTCGGCACGTTTGCGAACTGGAACGGTCCGATCGTACCGGGCGGATCCGCCTTTGGATCGAATCGCAACATCGGCACGGTGCCAGGTGGCCGCCACCAGATCGGCAACGTGATTGACATTCTGAATGAGGGAGCCGAGTGGAATGAGACGAACAATCGTCGTGACGAGCAGTTCGTGTGGACTCCGGCGGTCTTGGCAAACAATGTGATGTTCACTTCCCCGAACGTGGCGCCGAACTGGAGAGACTTCCAAGCGGACTACTTCTTCCCTGATTACAACGTGGACGGATTCAGGTTTACGGGAAGTTCGTTCTGGAGCGGAGTGGGCATGATGCCGAACAACAACGTGGATGACGTATACAATTGCCTCCTGTATCAACCGGCGACCTCTTCAACGATCGGGTTCAGCAGCCCGCTGGTTCCTTCGTGGTCAGGCGGCGCGAATACGGAGTGGGTTTTGGAAAACGGCAACATCAACGGCATTTCCACATTTGACGTCGGTGTGCATAACAACACGGGGTGGCCGATGGACGTTTCGGTGGGGGCTTACCGCCTGCACCAGTCAAACCGGATTCACGACGTATTTGCCGGCGAACATTACGGTCCGTATCCTTTCCCCGACACGGAACTGATCAACGTGTTTGACGCCTTCTTTGTTGCGGGTCAGGCAACGAGAATCATTCTCGACAATCTTGGCGCAGGCGATCTTGGATTTGCACTCTACAATCCGAGCATGACTTACGGCAGCCGGTCGAGCTATACTCAGTTGATCAACATGAGCGGGGACGGTGCGGATGAAGTGCTTGTCTTCACGCCCACTGAAACCGGCTGGCACGGCTTGGTCGTGTTCAAGGAAGACATCACGGACTTGCCGAACAATCCGTATAATCTGATCATCGGGGATCGCACGCCGCGCAAACCTGAACGTCTCGTTATCAAGTGGGTGCAGAGCACGCCGAGCTTGATTCTTGAGTTGTCGTGGGATCCCGTGGTCGCCGACATGAACGGCGACCCGATCACGGTGGAGCGCTATGACCTGTACTACTCTTATGACTTGAACGCGGTCTATCCGACCGGCTGGGGCTACGGCGGCTTCGTGCCCGGCGCGAGTCCGACGGTTCAGGTTCCCATCTATCCGGATCCATCGCAGTTCGGGTTCCAGTGCCTGTTCCTCGCGGTGGACACGGACGGCTATGTGGTTGCGTCTTCGCCACTGCCCCCGGATATGCCGAGCGTGATTGGGCGGAGCGCAGACGAAGTTCGTGCAACCGCTGCATTTGAAGCGAATCTGTTCAGAACGAAGGAAGCGCAAGACGCATCAAAGTAA
- a CDS encoding peptidyl-prolyl cis-trans isomerase, with the protein MNRLLILPSLVIVTLFGTAFAQAPAVLATVNGEEITTDMLARELGRIHAAQTTEVQRTDFDFERLVQSMINNKLIVQDAYALGLDQEKTITESVRWFREMIAYQQLIADIQPKNLEIPESELRAGFERYFRRAMLRLICVADSGFCASLADSIRNGVSMASLASRYAIDKYRDLGGDAGVYPLYSLPETLFEKLEGARTGELLGPLYLWRTWALVRPDAFLPPDKAVYDSVKSVIYEQLWSDKATAIRNEFIEREAESILVWADSAAVDSIPERIDLNMPASKRVVLRVGKSRELLEDELQNKYIHRFVSRKDRDAREVLWEVFNEQRQIMLLKEIAHKQKYVDDPRLDEEAEAFKDSMMIVRYLESVIAPTIKISDAEIKAYYDANPDKFHKPGRVRVAIITRETQEEAQMDYERILAGADFTWIAKQYSIDEYKDRGGLREWADLEKFPSMIAEQIEMLPIGGCLPPLLGDEGFVVLKLVEREPGPRRSLDEVRSSIRGHIEQKKQLEAIEATIRDLRNDSEIVINQQAIQSLQADTPRNN; encoded by the coding sequence ATGAACCGATTACTTATCTTGCCTTCGCTCGTAATTGTGACGCTGTTCGGAACCGCGTTCGCACAGGCACCCGCAGTCCTCGCCACCGTAAACGGCGAAGAAATCACAACGGACATGCTGGCTCGGGAGTTGGGCCGGATCCACGCTGCACAGACAACCGAAGTGCAGCGCACGGACTTCGACTTTGAACGGCTGGTACAGTCCATGATCAATAATAAATTGATCGTACAGGACGCCTACGCACTGGGGTTGGATCAGGAAAAGACGATCACGGAATCCGTTCGCTGGTTTCGCGAGATGATTGCCTATCAGCAGTTAATCGCCGACATTCAGCCGAAGAATCTTGAGATTCCGGAAAGTGAGTTGCGTGCGGGATTTGAGCGTTACTTCCGCAGAGCGATGCTGAGACTGATATGCGTGGCGGACTCGGGTTTTTGCGCCAGCCTTGCCGACAGTATTCGCAACGGCGTCTCGATGGCTTCGCTGGCTTCGCGCTACGCGATTGACAAGTATCGTGACCTCGGCGGGGATGCCGGAGTATATCCATTATATAGTCTTCCCGAAACACTGTTTGAGAAGCTTGAAGGCGCTCGCACGGGTGAACTGCTCGGCCCCCTTTATTTGTGGAGGACATGGGCCTTGGTGCGACCTGACGCATTCTTGCCGCCGGACAAGGCAGTGTATGACAGCGTGAAATCGGTTATCTACGAGCAGCTCTGGTCGGACAAGGCGACGGCGATTCGTAACGAGTTCATCGAACGCGAAGCGGAATCCATTTTGGTCTGGGCGGACTCCGCAGCGGTGGATTCAATTCCGGAACGCATCGACTTGAATATGCCGGCCAGCAAGCGGGTGGTGCTGCGCGTCGGGAAGTCGCGTGAACTGCTTGAAGACGAACTTCAGAACAAGTACATTCACCGCTTTGTGTCGCGCAAGGATCGCGATGCGCGGGAAGTGTTGTGGGAGGTTTTCAATGAGCAGCGCCAAATCATGTTGCTCAAGGAAATTGCACATAAGCAGAAATACGTGGATGACCCGCGATTAGACGAGGAAGCCGAAGCTTTCAAAGACTCGATGATGATCGTCCGCTACTTGGAGTCCGTCATTGCTCCGACTATCAAGATCAGCGACGCCGAGATCAAAGCTTATTACGATGCGAATCCCGACAAGTTCCACAAGCCGGGCCGCGTGCGGGTGGCAATCATCACTCGCGAGACACAGGAAGAAGCGCAGATGGACTATGAGCGGATTCTGGCCGGCGCAGATTTCACCTGGATAGCCAAGCAGTATTCGATTGACGAATACAAAGATCGCGGCGGCTTGCGGGAGTGGGCGGATCTTGAGAAATTTCCGAGCATGATCGCCGAGCAGATCGAGATGCTTCCCATCGGCGGGTGTCTCCCTCCGCTACTGGGAGATGAGGGCTTTGTGGTGTTGAAACTGGTTGAGCGCGAGCCTGGTCCGCGCCGTTCGCTCGACGAAGTGCGGTCGAGTATTCGCGGACATATCGAGCAAAAGAAGCAACTCGAAGCAATTGAAGCGACCATCCGCGACTTGCGGAACGATTCGGAGATCGTGATCAACCAACAAGCCATTCAGAGCTTGCAGGCCGACACTCCCCGGAACAACTGA
- a CDS encoding cytochrome c3 family protein, whose product MRQFIFWIVLIAVLSFIGLTAAQLPKVDQRKVCLECHDDLVATLAKPKVHQPVKDGECSACHAPHASRHEALLMDKEAELCASCHTEAAEWPKLSHQHDPVARGECTRCHDPHAADKADLLNVATKDLCITCHVEVRDWLAKPNTHAPMRVGQCAKCHNVHGGSHDNLLTQNLTQLCKTCHGNEQRLRERHVGFDPVNANCSACHDPHASDSPSLVMSNKHAPFEDKDCAACHVAKQTADGYPLKGAVQKVCGECHEAEAAHFAQYKPHGATEENSCQMCHNGHAADQRHLLTANEKTLCVKCHDPSKGVKVVGDNPHARYACGKCHEAHGNTNAGYLKKPSLELCAECHKHQHQVAHPMGEKVTNPLTGGPLDCISCHDLHSWTAAPLMIASADRALCVRCHRDK is encoded by the coding sequence ATGAGACAGTTTATCTTTTGGATAGTGCTAATCGCCGTTCTGAGTTTCATCGGCCTGACCGCTGCCCAGTTACCTAAGGTGGATCAGCGCAAGGTGTGTCTGGAATGTCATGACGATCTTGTGGCGACGCTCGCGAAGCCCAAAGTGCATCAGCCTGTGAAAGACGGCGAGTGCAGCGCCTGCCACGCTCCGCACGCGTCTCGACACGAAGCTCTGTTGATGGACAAGGAAGCGGAGCTTTGCGCAAGCTGTCATACGGAAGCTGCGGAGTGGCCGAAGCTTTCGCATCAACACGATCCGGTGGCTCGCGGCGAATGCACACGCTGTCACGATCCGCACGCCGCAGACAAGGCGGACTTACTAAATGTTGCGACGAAGGATCTCTGCATAACCTGTCACGTCGAAGTGCGGGATTGGCTTGCGAAGCCCAATACTCACGCGCCCATGCGCGTCGGGCAATGCGCGAAATGCCATAATGTTCACGGCGGATCTCATGACAACCTGCTGACTCAGAACCTGACACAGCTATGCAAGACGTGTCATGGGAACGAGCAGAGGCTGCGCGAGCGGCACGTCGGATTTGATCCTGTGAATGCGAATTGCTCGGCCTGCCACGACCCGCATGCGAGCGACTCTCCGTCGCTCGTCATGAGCAACAAACATGCGCCGTTCGAAGACAAGGACTGCGCCGCCTGTCACGTGGCCAAGCAGACCGCCGACGGCTATCCTTTGAAAGGTGCGGTTCAGAAAGTGTGTGGAGAGTGCCACGAGGCGGAGGCCGCACATTTCGCTCAATATAAACCGCACGGCGCAACGGAAGAGAATTCCTGCCAGATGTGCCACAACGGTCACGCGGCGGATCAACGACATCTGCTGACCGCCAATGAGAAGACGCTGTGTGTGAAGTGTCATGATCCGTCTAAAGGAGTGAAGGTGGTCGGAGATAATCCGCATGCGCGTTACGCCTGTGGAAAATGTCATGAAGCTCACGGCAACACGAATGCGGGATACTTGAAGAAGCCGAGTCTGGAACTCTGCGCGGAATGTCATAAGCATCAGCATCAGGTGGCGCATCCGATGGGCGAAAAGGTAACGAACCCGTTGACGGGCGGCCCGCTCGATTGCATCAGCTGCCACGATCTTCACTCCTGGACCGCCGCGCCGTTGATGATTGCGTCAGCCGATCGCGCACTTTGCGTGCGTTGCCACCGCGATAAGTAA